Proteins from a genomic interval of Ramlibacter algicola:
- a CDS encoding polysaccharide biosynthesis tyrosine autokinase codes for MNAPLQFQPNLVMQQPAPQQTADDGDEVNLLEYWDIIVDSRKLVGAISALALAAGLAYAYLATPVYESNLLIQVEDSQTSAKSVLGEAASLFDVKTPATAEMEIIRSRMIVGRAVDKTLIHISARPKRLPVVGNWLSRRATELSNPMMFGWTTGTERIQVSEFEVTPSLEDTPFTLIVLGGGKYELRNEDLAKPLQGVVGESLKAQVFGAPFALTVAELEGKPGAVFELQRSSRQETVERLQDRLKLSEKGRQSGVIDVSLQDNNQARLALVLNTIGEEYVRQNVDRKSAEAEKTLAFLDIQLPQFKKQLEQAEETYNKYRNKQGTVALDEEAKLALGQTVDLQSKLLEAQQKRRELISRFTPEHPTVKTLDAQIGGFNAQIAALNSRVKNLPLVQQDAFRLERDVKVNNELYQQLRNSALQLQLVREGKVGNVRLIDAAVVAEVPVRPKKSVVVAMALAIGVLGGILIALARAAFFRGVRSPQEIEAQTGLSVYSTIPLSSAQESMAALVAQKAPGRHILAETAPRDVAIEALRSLRTALQFAMLESTNNRVLITGGTPGVGKSFVSANFAAVMASAGKRVLLIDADIRKGHLNQYFGIAREGGLSELITGGVTKEQAIRRAVLPNLDVIPTGTLPPNPAELLVSSAFGSLIESLSADYDLVIIDSAPVLVAADTLSIANMAGALFLVARAGQTYVGDLHESARRLLHAGKAPTGVLFNALDLSQRHYGKYGYKYGTYNYANYNYKYGSTN; via the coding sequence ATGAATGCGCCACTCCAATTCCAGCCCAACCTGGTGATGCAGCAGCCCGCGCCGCAGCAGACCGCCGATGACGGCGATGAAGTCAATCTGCTCGAGTACTGGGACATCATCGTCGACAGTCGCAAGCTAGTTGGCGCCATTTCGGCGCTCGCGCTTGCTGCAGGTCTGGCTTATGCGTACTTGGCCACGCCTGTCTACGAGTCGAACCTCCTGATCCAGGTCGAGGACTCGCAGACATCCGCCAAGAGCGTCCTGGGTGAGGCGGCGAGCCTGTTTGACGTCAAGACGCCAGCAACGGCGGAGATGGAGATCATCCGATCGCGGATGATCGTCGGACGCGCTGTCGACAAGACGCTCATCCATATCTCGGCGCGGCCTAAGCGATTGCCGGTGGTCGGCAACTGGCTGTCGCGTCGGGCGACTGAGTTGTCGAATCCGATGATGTTCGGTTGGACGACCGGAACGGAACGGATCCAGGTCAGTGAATTCGAAGTGACCCCATCGCTGGAAGACACTCCCTTCACCCTGATTGTTCTGGGTGGCGGCAAGTACGAACTGCGGAATGAGGATCTCGCGAAGCCTCTGCAGGGTGTCGTTGGTGAATCCCTCAAGGCGCAGGTCTTTGGCGCACCTTTCGCCTTGACCGTGGCGGAACTCGAGGGGAAACCGGGCGCTGTCTTCGAGCTTCAACGTTCATCGAGACAAGAAACCGTGGAGCGCTTGCAGGACAGGCTCAAGCTCTCGGAAAAAGGCCGCCAGTCGGGTGTGATAGACGTTTCCCTGCAGGACAACAACCAGGCGCGACTCGCCTTGGTCTTGAACACCATTGGCGAGGAGTACGTTCGACAAAACGTGGACCGCAAGTCCGCTGAGGCGGAGAAGACGCTCGCATTCCTCGACATCCAGCTTCCCCAGTTCAAGAAGCAATTGGAGCAGGCGGAGGAGACGTACAACAAGTACCGCAACAAGCAGGGCACGGTGGCGCTGGACGAAGAAGCGAAGCTTGCGCTGGGCCAGACCGTCGATCTGCAAAGCAAGCTGCTGGAGGCGCAGCAGAAGCGTCGCGAGCTGATTTCTCGCTTCACGCCTGAGCATCCGACTGTTAAGACGTTGGACGCGCAGATCGGCGGTTTCAACGCACAAATCGCTGCCCTGAATTCTCGCGTGAAGAACCTTCCGCTCGTGCAGCAAGACGCTTTCCGCCTTGAGCGCGACGTGAAGGTCAACAACGAGCTCTATCAGCAGTTGCGTAATAGCGCCCTGCAGCTTCAGCTGGTGCGTGAAGGGAAGGTCGGCAACGTGCGCCTGATCGATGCGGCGGTCGTTGCGGAGGTTCCGGTCCGCCCCAAAAAGTCTGTCGTGGTGGCGATGGCTCTCGCCATCGGCGTTTTGGGCGGCATTCTGATTGCGCTCGCCAGGGCAGCTTTCTTCCGGGGCGTGCGGAGTCCGCAGGAGATCGAGGCCCAAACTGGGCTGAGTGTGTACAGCACGATTCCGTTGAGCTCTGCGCAGGAAAGCATGGCCGCGCTCGTGGCCCAGAAAGCTCCCGGGCGCCACATTCTTGCCGAGACGGCACCGCGCGACGTCGCAATCGAAGCGCTTCGCAGCCTTCGGACTGCGCTTCAGTTCGCGATGCTGGAGTCCACCAACAATCGCGTGCTCATTACGGGTGGTACGCCCGGCGTGGGCAAGAGCTTCGTCTCCGCCAACTTCGCAGCGGTCATGGCCAGCGCTGGGAAGCGCGTCCTGCTGATCGACGCCGACATTCGCAAGGGTCACTTGAACCAGTACTTCGGCATCGCGCGCGAAGGCGGGCTGTCCGAGCTGATCACGGGCGGTGTGACGAAGGAACAGGCAATCCGCCGCGCTGTCCTGCCAAACCTGGACGTCATCCCGACGGGCACGCTGCCCCCCAACCCAGCGGAATTGCTCGTGAGCTCCGCGTTCGGCTCGCTGATCGAATCCCTCTCGGCTGATTACGACTTGGTCATCATCGACAGCGCTCCCGTTCTGGTCGCCGCGGACACGCTCTCGATCGCCAACATGGCCGGCGCGCTGTTCCTGGTCGCCCGCGCGGGTCAAACGTATGTCGGCGATCTGCACGAGAGCGCACGGCGGCTGCTCCATGCTGGCAAGGCGCCCACTGGCGTGCTGTTCAACGCGCTGGATCTCTCGCAGCGCCACTACGGCAAGTACGGCTACAAGTACGGCACGTACAACTACGCCAATTACAACTACAAGTACGGTTCGACCAACTGA
- a CDS encoding low molecular weight protein-tyrosine-phosphatase → MNSIVVLCEGNICRSPMAEALLAKALPEVQVRSAGLGALIGRPADDTAVKLMQEEGIDIRSHRAVQVTRDLCMAADVVFVMDDEQRARVEGFYPQVRGRVFRIGRFINQDVPDPYRQPEAAFRSSLAVLKAGIAEWLPRIRQIQ, encoded by the coding sequence ATGAACAGCATCGTCGTTCTCTGCGAAGGCAACATCTGCCGCAGCCCCATGGCCGAGGCGTTGCTGGCCAAGGCGCTGCCGGAAGTGCAGGTCCGCAGTGCAGGCCTGGGCGCCCTGATCGGTCGCCCCGCAGACGACACGGCCGTGAAGCTGATGCAGGAAGAGGGGATCGACATTCGTTCCCATCGTGCTGTCCAGGTCACTCGTGACCTGTGCATGGCTGCGGACGTGGTGTTCGTCATGGACGACGAGCAGCGCGCGCGCGTCGAGGGGTTCTATCCGCAAGTACGTGGCCGGGTGTTTCGCATCGGCCGCTTCATCAACCAGGACGTGCCGGACCCGTACCGGCAACCGGAAGCTGCATTCCGCTCCTCGCTCGCCGTGCTGAAGGCCGGGATCGCGGAATGGCTTCCCCGCATCCGACAAATTCAATGA
- a CDS encoding FecR family protein, which translates to MRSLITLLLALATFVPGLASAQEAAGRVIAANGAVTIERNLVTVPANVGDPIQSGDVLNVGTGGTAQLRFTDDSIVALGPDSRFQVAEYAYDGVAATAQRVAMSLLKGGLRTVTGQIGKINNSGYKLTTATATIGIRGTGFTVCQDCTTLQGEFLPGTSVAFSEGAGVLTTQAGELPLVAGQSAYARDAALPPVRTTTFPQLRQQASARPSTTTRTASAGSDTGAALSTAVAAGSGDSSTGSASTATGTTASAASAATGDSAAIVVASAPVTTFATSAAPAFQVTSTPVVDTLLAPTAGTAYYRLAGPMNFQVSCSPGPCPTVIEGDLTIGVNYTVKRATAQAVFKLSDGGVFNVAIPIQLSGAPVSIVGNQVTFSGTYNLSDFPQNAGSFACNDCSPSGTPGFVNQLSLSGTISGSQATLSVSLATPDGGSGSFTAPLTQQDPPNNTAAALIVPTLGGGASARSSSYWGAKADASGRLTEFGLELGAVRGSAGGATNTIVGSAPEAGNLVWGRWTNGTTAATKATFTDSQYNTFQPGNNSQQPWITGDASPFLPASLGVLNFNLAGSVLTPNAVLNSATLQADMVNRTLSLNMNVSASPSPSGTNVYQMSGSTGFSPTSNRFSAGFNSVTCSGPCNLGVGTPNGSYGGFFAGPNAEGAGVAFTAGFGPSAGANGVGNGVSGVAGFKR; encoded by the coding sequence ATGCGGTCCCTCATCACGCTGCTCCTGGCGCTCGCCACCTTCGTGCCCGGGCTGGCTTCGGCCCAGGAAGCCGCCGGGCGCGTCATCGCCGCCAACGGCGCGGTCACCATCGAACGCAACCTCGTCACCGTGCCGGCCAACGTCGGCGATCCCATCCAGTCCGGCGACGTGCTGAACGTGGGCACCGGCGGCACCGCGCAGTTGCGCTTCACCGACGACTCCATCGTCGCCCTCGGGCCGGACTCGCGGTTCCAGGTGGCCGAGTACGCGTACGACGGGGTGGCCGCCACCGCGCAGCGCGTGGCGATGTCGCTGCTCAAGGGCGGCTTGCGCACGGTCACGGGCCAGATCGGCAAGATCAACAACAGCGGCTACAAGCTCACCACCGCGACGGCCACCATCGGCATCCGCGGCACCGGCTTCACGGTCTGCCAGGACTGCACCACGCTGCAGGGCGAGTTCCTGCCCGGCACCAGCGTCGCGTTCAGCGAAGGCGCGGGCGTGCTCACCACGCAAGCGGGCGAACTGCCCCTGGTCGCCGGCCAGTCCGCGTACGCGCGCGATGCCGCCTTGCCGCCGGTGCGCACCACCACCTTCCCGCAACTGCGCCAGCAGGCCAGCGCCAGGCCGTCGACCACGACGCGCACGGCCAGTGCCGGCAGCGACACGGGGGCCGCGCTGTCGACGGCCGTCGCGGCGGGCTCGGGTGACAGCAGCACCGGCAGCGCGAGCACGGCAACCGGCACCACCGCGAGCGCTGCGAGCGCCGCCACCGGCGACAGCGCCGCCATCGTCGTCGCCAGCGCACCGGTGACCACCTTCGCCACGTCCGCTGCGCCGGCCTTCCAGGTCACGAGCACGCCCGTCGTCGACACGCTGCTGGCGCCGACGGCCGGCACGGCGTACTACCGCCTTGCGGGCCCGATGAACTTCCAGGTGTCCTGCTCGCCGGGTCCGTGCCCGACGGTCATCGAAGGCGACCTGACGATCGGCGTCAACTACACCGTCAAGCGCGCGACGGCGCAGGCCGTCTTCAAGCTGTCGGACGGCGGCGTCTTCAACGTCGCCATCCCCATCCAGCTGAGCGGCGCGCCGGTTTCGATCGTCGGCAACCAGGTCACCTTCAGCGGCACCTACAACCTGTCCGACTTCCCGCAGAACGCCGGCTCGTTCGCGTGCAACGACTGCAGCCCGTCGGGCACGCCGGGCTTCGTCAACCAGCTGTCGTTGTCCGGCACCATCTCGGGGTCGCAGGCCACGCTCTCCGTCAGCCTGGCGACGCCCGACGGCGGCAGCGGCAGCTTCACGGCGCCGCTCACGCAGCAGGACCCGCCGAACAACACGGCGGCCGCCCTCATCGTGCCCACGCTGGGCGGCGGCGCCAGTGCGCGGTCGTCCTCCTACTGGGGCGCCAAGGCCGATGCGTCCGGGCGTCTCACCGAATTCGGCCTCGAGCTGGGTGCGGTGCGGGGCTCGGCCGGCGGTGCCACCAACACCATCGTCGGCTCGGCACCGGAAGCCGGCAACCTGGTGTGGGGACGTTGGACCAACGGCACGACGGCGGCAACCAAGGCGACCTTCACCGACTCGCAATACAACACGTTCCAGCCGGGCAACAACTCGCAGCAGCCGTGGATCACCGGCGATGCGTCGCCGTTCCTGCCGGCGTCGCTCGGCGTGTTGAACTTCAACCTGGCCGGGTCCGTGCTGACGCCTAATGCCGTCCTCAACAGCGCCACGCTGCAGGCCGACATGGTCAACCGCACGCTGTCGCTGAACATGAACGTCTCGGCGTCGCCCAGCCCGAGCGGTACCAACGTGTACCAGATGAGTGGCTCCACCGGCTTCAGCCCGACCTCGAACCGCTTCTCCGCCGGCTTCAACTCGGTGACGTGCTCGGGGCCGTGCAACCTGGGCGTCGGCACGCCGAACGGCTCGTACGGCGGCTTCTTCGCCGGCCCGAATGCCGAAGGCGCGGGCGTCGCGTTCACGGCCGGCTTCGGCCCGAGCGCCGGCGCCAATGGCGTGGGCAACGGGGTCTCGGGCGTGGCGGGGTTCAAGCGCTAA
- a CDS encoding WecB/TagA/CpsF family glycosyltransferase, with translation MLANSARVAVLDTPIAVGSFDAALEQISAWAEGRESRSVFFCNVHVVTTARMEPEFATCLRKADLCLPDGSPVARLVRQAGYPNQTRVSGPDVMESYLRLANGRRESVFLYGSTPETLDKLTAKLKAEHPDLTVHTYSPPFRELTAEEDAGIVDMINKSGAGTVWVALGCPKQERFIIEHQGRIKAVMLGVGAAFAFHAGVISRAPEWMQRSGLEWLHRLVTDPKRLWKRYLVTNTAFLYYVAMGKLTGSRKSTAVDIEQEQRAN, from the coding sequence ATGCTCGCAAACAGCGCCCGTGTAGCAGTCCTGGACACACCCATCGCTGTCGGTTCGTTCGACGCCGCGCTGGAACAGATCTCGGCTTGGGCTGAAGGGCGTGAGTCGCGCTCGGTCTTCTTCTGCAACGTTCACGTCGTCACGACGGCCCGCATGGAGCCTGAGTTCGCTACGTGCTTGCGCAAGGCAGATCTGTGCCTGCCGGATGGTTCACCCGTGGCGCGCCTCGTTCGGCAAGCTGGGTATCCGAACCAGACGCGCGTCAGCGGACCGGACGTGATGGAGAGCTACCTGCGGCTTGCGAACGGACGCCGCGAGTCGGTGTTTCTCTATGGCAGCACGCCGGAAACGCTGGACAAGCTGACCGCGAAGCTGAAGGCGGAGCACCCCGACCTCACCGTGCACACCTACTCGCCGCCGTTTCGCGAACTCACCGCGGAAGAAGATGCCGGGATCGTCGACATGATCAACAAGTCGGGCGCCGGGACGGTGTGGGTCGCGCTGGGCTGCCCGAAGCAGGAGCGCTTCATCATCGAGCACCAGGGCCGCATCAAGGCGGTGATGCTCGGCGTCGGTGCCGCATTTGCTTTCCATGCCGGCGTGATCAGCCGTGCGCCGGAGTGGATGCAACGTAGCGGGCTCGAGTGGCTACATCGCCTGGTCACCGACCCGAAGCGCCTTTGGAAGCGCTATCTGGTGACGAACACCGCGTTCCTGTACTACGTGGCGATGGGCAAGTTGACTGGGTCGCGCAAGTCGACCGCGGTGGACATCGAGCAAGAGCAGCGCGCTAACTGA
- a CDS encoding YjbH domain-containing protein, whose product MRARLLLPIAAAFVASPALAVDTTLTGAGFSGLGITPTAGLLSWGNLGTSYENQVSGIARNTSGHNLALGVGLLPNMEVAGRLATNSLHDNCFFSAGGCGARDLSASGKFGIGLDTAGRWNAAVGITDVGGSVTYFRSYYGVLTYDTGPFQASGGLAKRSGRGINGSASPLSGAFASLAWQPMPLLRAHVEYSDGKAWAGARVFAPQAWLPEGWGVSAGVNASLNRSPLTQRTWWNAALTVPLYKVPAMPGRDKAPLLPLQEGQRREPSYEARAGLSSPGTESKKAEALDPRVQGDDKKEAVRSRLRGNDGAAPGGAAASPSDAQLQALANALQAKGLQDIWVGRTADGMVAVRVENGSWQWNSADALGVALGVVARNLSESRSGYRLVLTVRQVPLVAVTGQADCLREWIEQPSNTCTAGQLSTPGSQPLRDIHDGAVWLVQRQNPGWQTLRVSISPVVRTNSGTEFGAFDASVGANIKAQLPLWAGASVEGAVDVPIDQSRNYEPEGVFGEQRVRSGIERLAFTQTTRVPVERWLTGAQDQRWSPGAVTAQVTAGRVGRFYDGALAELRWEPGEGRHRLSAMAGALRNNEYMGGLGPLGGVRRAMPVIGSYRYSVMATRTDLEATAGQFMNNDRGLRVGLRQWFADTAVSVFYKRTTTDGNPARQLVGLELSIPIGPRRDWQPLPHLQVGGTSRFAIGRETTVRESGSNPIRRGRAELPPTPDLNAVFNSDRSGLAYFEDNLRRIRDAAR is encoded by the coding sequence ATGCGCGCCCGCCTCCTGCTCCCCATCGCCGCGGCTTTCGTGGCATCTCCCGCACTCGCCGTCGACACCACGCTGACCGGCGCGGGTTTTTCCGGACTAGGCATCACGCCGACGGCCGGCTTGCTGTCCTGGGGCAACCTGGGCACCAGCTATGAGAACCAGGTGTCCGGCATCGCGCGGAACACCAGTGGCCACAACCTCGCGCTCGGCGTCGGATTGCTCCCCAACATGGAAGTGGCGGGGCGTCTCGCGACCAACTCCCTGCACGACAACTGCTTTTTTTCCGCCGGCGGTTGCGGCGCCCGCGACCTGTCAGCTTCTGGAAAGTTCGGCATCGGCCTCGACACTGCCGGCCGCTGGAATGCGGCTGTGGGCATCACCGACGTCGGCGGCTCGGTCACCTACTTCCGCAGCTACTACGGCGTCCTCACGTACGACACCGGTCCGTTCCAGGCCAGCGGCGGCTTGGCGAAGCGCAGCGGGCGAGGGATCAATGGATCGGCGTCGCCCCTGTCCGGTGCATTCGCTTCGCTCGCTTGGCAGCCGATGCCCTTGCTGCGGGCGCACGTGGAATACAGCGATGGCAAGGCGTGGGCAGGAGCCCGCGTGTTCGCGCCTCAAGCCTGGCTGCCCGAGGGCTGGGGGGTGTCTGCGGGTGTCAATGCATCACTGAACCGGTCGCCGCTCACGCAGCGCACGTGGTGGAACGCCGCGCTCACGGTTCCGCTGTACAAGGTGCCGGCGATGCCTGGGCGAGACAAGGCTCCTTTGCTGCCGCTGCAGGAAGGACAGAGGCGGGAGCCAAGCTATGAGGCCCGAGCGGGCTTGTCGAGTCCGGGTACGGAATCGAAGAAGGCAGAAGCGCTGGACCCCCGCGTTCAGGGGGATGACAAGAAGGAAGCGGTGCGTTCCCGCCTCCGCGGGAACGACGGGGCTGCGCCGGGCGGCGCCGCGGCGTCACCGTCTGATGCGCAGTTGCAGGCGCTCGCCAACGCACTGCAAGCGAAGGGGCTGCAGGACATCTGGGTGGGGCGTACCGCCGATGGCATGGTGGCGGTCCGTGTCGAGAACGGCAGCTGGCAGTGGAATTCGGCCGATGCACTCGGCGTAGCGCTAGGCGTGGTCGCGCGCAACTTGAGCGAGTCCAGGTCGGGTTACCGGTTGGTGCTGACGGTGCGGCAGGTGCCGTTGGTGGCGGTGACCGGCCAGGCCGACTGCCTGCGCGAATGGATCGAGCAGCCGTCCAACACCTGTACCGCGGGGCAGCTGTCGACGCCCGGCTCGCAGCCTTTGCGCGACATTCACGACGGTGCCGTGTGGCTGGTGCAGCGGCAGAACCCGGGCTGGCAGACGCTGCGGGTGTCCATCAGTCCCGTGGTGCGCACCAATTCGGGCACCGAGTTCGGTGCGTTCGATGCCTCCGTGGGCGCGAACATCAAGGCGCAGCTCCCACTGTGGGCCGGTGCGAGCGTCGAAGGCGCTGTCGACGTGCCGATCGACCAGTCGCGGAACTACGAACCCGAAGGCGTCTTCGGCGAGCAGCGCGTGCGCTCTGGCATCGAGCGCCTGGCGTTCACGCAGACGACCCGCGTGCCCGTGGAGCGATGGCTAACGGGTGCGCAGGACCAACGTTGGAGTCCTGGGGCGGTCACGGCGCAAGTCACGGCGGGGCGGGTTGGCCGTTTCTATGACGGCGCACTCGCCGAGCTACGGTGGGAGCCGGGTGAAGGCCGACATCGCCTGTCTGCGATGGCCGGTGCCCTCCGCAACAACGAGTACATGGGCGGCCTGGGTCCCCTGGGCGGCGTCCGGCGTGCCATGCCCGTGATTGGTAGCTATCGGTACAGCGTCATGGCGACGCGCACCGACCTCGAGGCGACTGCCGGCCAATTCATGAACAACGACCGTGGCCTCCGCGTCGGGCTGCGCCAATGGTTTGCGGACACGGCGGTGAGCGTCTTCTACAAGCGCACGACCACGGACGGCAATCCGGCGCGTCAGCTTGTCGGATTGGAGTTGTCGATTCCGATCGGCCCACGTCGTGATTGGCAGCCTTTGCCTCACCTGCAGGTTGGTGGCACATCTCGCTTTGCGATCGGGAGGGAAACCACCGTGAGAGAGAGCGGCAGCAATCCGATCCGCCGGGGCCGCGCCGAGTTGCCGCCAACGCCTGACCTGAACGCCGTCTTCAACTCGGACCGGTCCGGCTTGGCGTACTTCGAGGACAACCTCCGCCGCATTCGCGACGCCGCCCGCTAA
- a CDS encoding NUDIX domain-containing protein codes for MQQSYKFCPSCATALQAITQAEDGGPKERLRCPACGWTHWNNPTPVLAAVVEYQGKVLLARNAAWQGKMFALITGFMEAGEAPEQGAVREVKEETNLDVLETSLLGVWDFQRMNQVIIAYGVKATGDVRLSPELAEYRLYEPADVRCWPAGTGYAMAEWLRRRGHEPQFMDWPRSSPASSDKKVD; via the coding sequence GTGCAGCAGTCGTACAAGTTTTGCCCCAGCTGCGCGACGGCGCTGCAGGCGATCACGCAGGCCGAGGACGGTGGTCCCAAGGAACGCCTTCGCTGCCCTGCCTGCGGCTGGACCCACTGGAACAATCCGACGCCTGTCCTGGCGGCAGTGGTCGAGTACCAGGGCAAGGTCCTGCTCGCGCGTAATGCCGCCTGGCAAGGGAAGATGTTCGCGTTGATCACCGGCTTCATGGAAGCTGGTGAGGCTCCCGAGCAGGGCGCCGTGCGCGAGGTCAAGGAAGAGACGAACCTCGACGTGCTCGAGACATCGCTGCTCGGTGTCTGGGACTTCCAGCGCATGAACCAAGTGATCATCGCGTACGGCGTGAAAGCGACGGGCGACGTTCGCTTGTCTCCCGAATTGGCGGAGTACCGGTTGTACGAGCCGGCCGATGTGCGGTGCTGGCCTGCAGGCACGGGATACGCAATGGCGGAGTGGCTGCGCAGGCGCGGGCACGAACCGCAGTTCATGGACTGGCCGCGAAGCAGTCCGGCAAGTTCAGACAAGAAAGTTGATTGA
- a CDS encoding polysaccharide biosynthesis/export family protein gives MPISRLSATFRAGGAVLLLLVLQGCAVVTAPGFDYADPKSRTSITLGQYVPGDANNPPQGVVTPITPALVQAQVQARPKEVSADVRRLFGAPKPYTIGPSDIIGVIVYDHPELLPNAGAVISQQADPTGITSAPGFIVGADGQISFPFIGRVKVAGLTENEATDQIRGRLAKYIKDPQVTVRITSFRSRRAYVDGEVKNPGAQIFTDVPMTLPEAINRAGGITPAGDRSSVTLTRGNQTTPIDLLQLQDLGFNANDIILESGDLVTVRSREDSKVFVMGEVTKQSAVVMRNGRLTLNEALGEVGGANLTTANTRQIYVIRNTAQGNSPAVFHLDAASPTALALAETFALRPRDVVYIDPVPLVNWNRIVSLILPSASALNQGASALR, from the coding sequence ATGCCCATTTCGCGTCTGAGCGCCACCTTCCGAGCAGGTGGCGCTGTGCTGTTGCTGTTGGTTCTGCAGGGTTGTGCCGTGGTCACCGCGCCTGGCTTCGACTATGCCGATCCCAAGTCGCGCACGAGCATCACCCTGGGGCAGTACGTGCCGGGCGATGCGAACAATCCGCCGCAGGGCGTCGTCACTCCCATCACGCCTGCTCTCGTGCAAGCGCAGGTGCAGGCGAGGCCCAAGGAAGTGTCTGCCGATGTGCGTCGGCTGTTCGGTGCGCCGAAGCCCTACACGATCGGCCCCAGCGACATCATCGGCGTCATCGTCTATGACCACCCCGAATTGCTGCCGAATGCAGGCGCTGTCATCTCGCAGCAGGCCGACCCGACCGGGATCACCAGCGCTCCTGGCTTCATCGTCGGCGCGGATGGACAGATTTCCTTCCCCTTCATCGGTCGCGTGAAGGTTGCGGGCCTGACGGAAAACGAAGCCACGGACCAGATTCGAGGCAGGCTCGCCAAGTACATCAAAGACCCGCAGGTGACGGTGCGGATCACCTCGTTCCGCAGCAGACGCGCGTACGTGGACGGCGAAGTCAAGAACCCGGGGGCGCAGATCTTCACGGACGTCCCGATGACGTTGCCGGAAGCAATCAATCGCGCTGGCGGCATCACGCCGGCCGGCGACCGGTCTTCGGTGACGCTGACCCGTGGCAACCAGACGACCCCGATCGACCTGCTGCAGTTGCAGGACCTCGGATTCAACGCGAACGACATCATTCTCGAGAGCGGCGACTTGGTGACGGTTCGCAGCCGAGAGGACAGCAAGGTGTTCGTCATGGGCGAAGTCACCAAGCAATCTGCCGTCGTGATGCGCAACGGACGTCTCACCCTGAATGAAGCTCTGGGTGAAGTGGGCGGCGCAAACCTCACGACCGCCAATACCCGCCAGATCTACGTGATCCGGAACACGGCACAAGGCAATTCGCCGGCAGTCTTTCATCTCGATGCGGCATCGCCGACGGCACTTGCATTGGCCGAGACCTTCGCTCTTCGCCCGCGCGACGTGGTCTACATCGACCCGGTGCCGCTGGTGAACTGGAACCGCATCGTGAGCCTCATCCTGCCGAGTGCGTCGGCCTTGAACCAGGGCGCCAGCGCCCTTCGCTGA
- a CDS encoding H-NS family nucleoid-associated regulatory protein yields the protein MTTYRELQEQAEKLLADAQQRAQQLLGEAESIRVKERQDNLELARSLIKEYGYTAKELGMGGSGGGGGVSSAKGRQSRSKAAQAQKVVKYRGPNGETWGGGRGRKPGWVQALLAQGKDLEQYRV from the coding sequence ATGACCACTTACCGCGAATTGCAAGAACAAGCCGAAAAGCTTTTGGCCGACGCGCAGCAGCGCGCCCAGCAACTCCTGGGCGAAGCCGAATCGATCCGCGTCAAGGAACGCCAGGACAACCTGGAGCTGGCGCGCTCGCTGATCAAGGAATACGGCTACACGGCCAAGGAATTGGGCATGGGCGGCAGCGGCGGCGGCGGCGGCGTGTCATCCGCCAAAGGCCGCCAGAGCCGCAGCAAGGCCGCGCAAGCGCAGAAAGTCGTGAAGTACCGCGGCCCGAATGGCGAGACCTGGGGCGGCGGGCGTGGGCGCAAGCCGGGTTGGGTGCAGGCCCTGCTGGCGCAGGGGAAGGATCTGGAGCAGTACCGGGTCTAA